A single window of Gossypium hirsutum isolate 1008001.06 chromosome A10, Gossypium_hirsutum_v2.1, whole genome shotgun sequence DNA harbors:
- the LOC107935921 gene encoding potassium channel KAT1 — MCSLEYSNNSMSFSCTKNFFQRFCNDEFQMGSDIHGNFFSSDLLPSLGARINQTTKLRRYIISPFNPYYRAWEMWLVILVIYSAWICPFEFAFLTYEKDGLFIFDNIVNGFFAVDIVLTFFVAYLDSHSYLLVDDPKKIAIRYISTWFAFDVCSTAPFQSLSLMFTNHGSELWLRLLNMLRLWRLRRVSSLFARLEKDIRFNYFWTRCTKLISVTLFTVHCAGCFNYLIAERYPDPSKTWIGAVYPNFKEQSLWERYITSIYWSITTLTTTGYGDLHAENPREMLFDIFYMLFNLGLTAYLIGNMTNLVVHWTSRTRNFRDTIRAASEFATRNQLPPRIQDQMLSHICLRFKTEGLKQQETLNSLPKAIRSSIAQHLFFHIVQKVYLFQGVSHDFLFQLVSEMDAEYFPPKEDVILQYEAPTDLYILVSGAANLISHADGHDQVMGKVAAGDMFGEVGVLCYRPQPYTVRTKELCQILRLSGTSLMNSIQVNMEDGRVIMHNLYMKLNGLESSSFDQPEEGTMRGSCSETGFEDQPQRYGSKKEATDIDFLGSEAIEKSQTSRITDNGIPTAEDGQTALHDAVRKGHIEMVKILLEGGASVNKLDARGRTPKVLAEQQGNKSIYELLLSYENKRKKDEHMIEIIEPEIADDPKNNQSKHRSGAQNFFNSRNYREVTRPTKKRVTIHMQFQSSSTSSRQLGKLILLPDSIQELLRVAGEKFGCYTFTKVLNSENAEIDDIHVIRDGDHLYLLQDEDENVGFNAT; from the exons ATGTGTAGCCTTGAGTATTCAAACAACTCAATGTCATTTTCCTGTACCAAAAACTTCTTCCAGCGGTTTTGTAATGATGAATTTCAAATGGGAAGTGATATTCATGGCAATTTCTTCTCAAGTGATCTCCTTCCTTCACTTGGGGCCAGAATTAACCAAACGACGAAGCTACGTAGATACATCATTTCTCCTTTCAATCCTTACTACAG GGCATGGGAGATGTGGCTGGTTATTCTAGTCATTTACTCTGCCTGGATCTGTCCATTCGAGTTTGCATTCCTGACTTACGAGAAAGATGGACTTTTCATTTTTGACAACATTGTCAATGGCTTCTTTGCTGTTGACATCGTTCTCACCTTCTTTGTTGCATACCTCGATAGCCACTCTTACCTCCTTGTTGATGATCCCAAGAAGATTGCAATCAG GTACATATCTACCTGGTTTGCTTTCGATGTCTGTTCCACTGCCCCATTTCAGTCTCTCAGCCTCATGTTCACCAACCATGGTAGTGAGCTCTGGCTTAGGCTACTCAACATGCTCAGACTCTGGCGTCTGAGACGAGTCAGCTCCCTTTTTGCAAG ACTTGAGAAAGACATACGCTTCAACTACTTCTGGACTCGGTGCACCAAGCTCATTTCT GTGACCCTGTTTACAGTACATTGTGCGGGATGTTTTAACTATTTGATTGCAGAAAGATACCCTGATCCTTCGAAAACCTGGATTGGTGCTGTGTACCCGAATTTCAAAGAGCAGTCTCTCTGGGAGAGATATATAACTTCAATTTACTGGTCCATTACAACGCTTACTACAACTGGTTATGGGGACTTGCATGCTGAGAATCCAAGAGAGATGCTATTTGATATCTTTTACATGCTGTTTAATTTGGGATTAACAGCTTACCTCATTGGGAACATGACAAACCTCGTAGTTCACTGGACAAGCCGGACCCGTAATTTT AGGGATACAATTAGAGCTGCTTCGGAATTTGCGACACGCAATCAGTTACCCCCCCGCATACAAGATCAAATGTTGTCACACATATGCTTGCGATTCAAAACAGAAGGATTGAAACAACAAGAGACCCTAAATAGTTTGCCAAAAGCCATCCGCTCAAGCATTGCACAGCATCTCTTCTTCCACATTGTGCAGAAAGTCTACCTCTTCCAAGGAGTTTCTCATGACTTCCTGTTTCAGTTG GTTTCAGAAATGGATGCTGAGTATTTCCCACCCAAAGAAGATGTCATTCTGCAGTATGAAGCCCCAACAGATCTTTATATACTTGTCTCGGGAGCAGCT AACTTAATCTCCCATGCTGATGGGCATGATCAG GTTATGGGAAAGGTAGCAGCTGGGGATATGTTTGGAGAGGTTGGAGTTCTATGTTATAGGCCACAGCCATACACGGTTAGGACCAAAGAGCTTTGTCAAATACTACGACTGAGTGGAACTTCACTGATGAACAGCATACAAGTAAATATGGAAGATGGACGTGTTATTATGCATAATCTTTACATG AAATTGAATGGGCTAGAGAGCAGCAGCTTTGACCAGCCCGAGGAAGGAACAATGAGAGGAAGTTGTTCAGAAACTGGATTTGAAGATCAACCACAGAGATATGGATCAAAGAAAGAAGCAACAGACATAGATTTCTTGGGATCAGAGGCTATAGAGAAGAGTCAAACAAGTAGAATTACAGATAATGGAATTCCAACAGCAGAGGATGGCCAAACAGCTCTCCATGATGCTGTTCGCAAGGGGCACATTGAAATGGTTAAGATTTTGCTCGAAGGAGGAGCAAGTGTAAATAAGCTAGATGCAAGAGGAAGGACACCAAAAGTGTTGGCAGAGCAACAGGGAAACAAGAGCATATATGAGCTCTTACTTAgttatgaaaacaaaagaaagaaagatgaacatatGATAGAGATTATAGAGCCAGAAATAGCAGATGACCCCAAGAATAATCAAAGCAAACATAGAAGTGGGGCCCAAAATTTCTTCAACTCGCGCAATTATAGAGAGGTAACAAGACCGACCAAGAAAAGAGTTACAATTCACATGCAGTTCCAGAGCAGCAGTACATCAAGTAGACAACTTGGAAAGTTGATACTCCTACCTGATTCAATACAAGAGTTGCTCAGAGTGGCTG GTGAAAAGTTTGGATGCTACACATTTACAAAAGTTCTTAATTCTGAGAATGCTGAAATAGATGATATACATGTCATTCGAGATGGTGATCATCTGTATCTCCTTCAAGATGAAGATGAAAATGTAGGTTTCAATGCGACCTGA